The bacterium BMS3Abin14 genome includes a region encoding these proteins:
- the ileS gene encoding isoleucine--tRNA ligase, with protein MAAESPKSYKDTLNLPKTDFPMRASLPRKEPERLQKWADQDIYRKILEARAGKETYTLHDGPPYANGNIHMGTALNKILKDFVVKSKWMAGKYSHYVPGWDCHGLPIEHKVDTELKARETGLPAIEIRRACRDYANRFIDIQRTEFRRLGVFGDWDHPYLTMAYPYEARITREFGAFVEQGSVYKRRKPVYWCSSCGTALAEAEVEYHDHTSPSIYVKFPFMDDPAQRIPELKGIPSSVAIWTTTPWTIPANLAIALHPDFSYVAFLVNGEALIAAEDLASGLASTMGVGEPEILARFPGKLIEGLKTSHPLYDRESVVVLGDYVTLDAGTGCVHTAPGHGQDDYETGLRYGLDIYAPVDDEGKFTSDVDFFAGMHVFAANRAVIDKLGEVGALLAEAPIKHTYPHCWRCDSPIIFRATEQWFISLEHNDLRSRALEAINKVQWIPAWGRQRIYQMIENRPDWCISRQRSWGSPITIFYCEDCGQALMSGDICNHVADLMEDNGADVWFTASAAELLPKGTKCLACGGVSFKKDMNILDVWFDSGASYAAVLQDRDDLNWPCDMYLEGSDQHRGWFHSSLLESVGTRGEPPYREVLTHGYVVDGNGRKMSKSLGNVIAPQKIIDKYGAEIIRLWVSATDYRDDIRISDEILLRLTEAYRRIRNTCRYLLGNLSDFDPDRDSIPFNEMDELDRWAMLRLSRVTDRIVEAYDAFQYHNVFHTLHNFCVVDLSNFYLDILKDRMYTSAADSPLRRSGQTAFLALADGIVRLMAPILSFTAEEVWENLPGSRAESVFLTEFSAPDPGWADQELENRYQKLVAIRDVVTKALEEDRRLKKIGNSLEAAVTLHVTDPALAEFLESFGKGLPDLFIVSSATIESHGKLPKNAFTGEGLPGFAVTVGRAEGGKCERCWKFAPEVGAEGGISGICGRCQNVVESRDNP; from the coding sequence ATGGCCGCTGAGAGTCCCAAAAGCTACAAAGACACCCTGAACCTCCCTAAAACGGACTTCCCCATGAGGGCGAGCCTCCCCAGGAAGGAGCCTGAGCGCCTTCAGAAGTGGGCGGATCAGGATATTTACAGGAAGATTCTGGAAGCGCGGGCGGGGAAAGAGACCTACACCCTTCACGACGGCCCCCCATACGCCAACGGAAACATACATATGGGAACGGCCTTGAACAAGATCCTCAAGGACTTCGTCGTAAAATCTAAATGGATGGCCGGGAAATACTCTCACTACGTTCCAGGCTGGGATTGCCACGGCCTTCCCATTGAGCACAAGGTTGACACGGAGTTAAAGGCCCGGGAGACCGGGCTTCCAGCCATTGAGATACGCCGGGCCTGCCGTGATTACGCCAACCGGTTTATCGACATCCAGCGAACGGAATTCCGCCGCCTTGGGGTCTTCGGAGACTGGGACCATCCCTATCTGACAATGGCATACCCCTATGAAGCGCGCATAACGAGGGAATTCGGCGCGTTCGTGGAGCAGGGTTCCGTCTACAAGAGGAGAAAACCGGTTTACTGGTGCTCCTCATGCGGCACGGCCCTGGCCGAGGCTGAGGTGGAATACCACGATCACACCTCACCGTCCATCTACGTAAAATTCCCCTTCATGGACGACCCGGCGCAAAGGATCCCGGAGTTGAAGGGCATCCCCTCCTCTGTGGCTATCTGGACAACCACCCCCTGGACGATCCCGGCGAACCTGGCTATAGCCCTTCACCCCGACTTCTCCTACGTGGCATTCCTCGTTAATGGAGAGGCCCTCATCGCCGCGGAGGATCTGGCCTCCGGCCTCGCCTCCACCATGGGTGTTGGAGAACCGGAAATCTTGGCCCGCTTTCCCGGGAAGCTGATTGAGGGGCTGAAGACAAGCCACCCCCTGTACGACAGGGAGTCAGTCGTTGTCCTCGGGGATTATGTGACCCTGGACGCAGGGACGGGATGCGTTCATACCGCTCCCGGACACGGACAGGATGACTACGAAACGGGGCTGAGATACGGGTTGGATATTTATGCCCCTGTGGATGATGAGGGGAAATTTACCTCGGACGTGGACTTTTTCGCGGGCATGCATGTATTTGCGGCCAACAGGGCCGTCATCGACAAACTTGGAGAGGTCGGCGCCCTCCTTGCTGAAGCGCCCATCAAGCACACCTACCCGCACTGCTGGAGGTGCGATTCGCCCATCATCTTCAGAGCAACCGAACAGTGGTTTATCTCCCTGGAACACAATGACCTGCGTTCCAGGGCGCTTGAGGCGATCAACAAGGTCCAATGGATCCCGGCATGGGGTCGACAGAGGATCTACCAGATGATCGAGAACAGGCCGGACTGGTGCATCTCCCGCCAACGGTCCTGGGGATCGCCCATCACCATCTTCTACTGTGAGGATTGCGGACAGGCCCTGATGAGCGGAGACATCTGCAATCACGTGGCCGATCTCATGGAGGATAATGGGGCCGATGTCTGGTTCACCGCTTCGGCCGCGGAACTTCTGCCGAAAGGGACAAAATGCCTGGCGTGCGGCGGGGTCTCGTTTAAAAAAGACATGAACATCCTGGACGTATGGTTCGACTCCGGCGCGAGCTACGCCGCGGTTCTCCAGGACAGGGACGATCTCAATTGGCCCTGCGACATGTACCTTGAGGGATCCGACCAGCACCGGGGATGGTTTCACAGCAGCCTTCTCGAATCGGTGGGAACCCGGGGAGAACCTCCCTACAGAGAGGTCCTCACCCACGGCTATGTTGTCGACGGCAATGGGAGGAAAATGTCCAAATCCCTGGGCAACGTCATCGCTCCGCAGAAGATCATCGACAAATACGGCGCCGAGATCATCCGCCTATGGGTTTCCGCCACCGATTACCGGGACGACATCCGTATTTCCGACGAAATCCTGTTGCGCCTGACGGAGGCGTACCGCCGTATCCGCAACACATGCCGATATCTGTTGGGCAACCTTTCCGACTTCGACCCGGATCGGGACAGCATCCCCTTTAACGAGATGGATGAACTGGATCGTTGGGCGATGCTCAGGCTATCCCGGGTGACGGACCGGATAGTCGAGGCCTATGACGCCTTCCAGTACCACAATGTCTTCCACACTCTCCACAACTTCTGCGTTGTGGACCTGTCGAACTTCTACCTCGACATTTTAAAGGACCGGATGTACACCTCAGCGGCGGACAGTCCTCTGAGACGGTCCGGACAGACTGCCTTTCTGGCTCTGGCTGATGGTATCGTACGGCTTATGGCGCCCATCCTTTCCTTCACCGCCGAGGAGGTGTGGGAGAACCTGCCCGGCTCAAGGGCCGAGAGTGTATTCCTGACCGAGTTTTCTGCGCCGGACCCCGGGTGGGCGGATCAGGAGCTGGAAAACCGTTACCAGAAACTGGTGGCCATCAGAGATGTCGTCACGAAAGCCCTCGAGGAGGACCGACGGCTTAAAAAAATAGGCAATTCCCTCGAAGCGGCGGTGACGCTTCACGTAACTGACCCGGCGCTCGCGGAATTTCTCGAAAGCTTCGGGAAGGGTCTCCCTGATCTCTTTATCGTCTCCTCGGCCACAATCGAATCCCATGGAAAACTGCCCAAAAATGCCTTCACCGGGGAGGGACTCCCCGGATTCGCGGTAACGGTGGGCAGGGCGGAAGGCGGCAAGTGTGAGAGATGCTGGAAATTTGCCCCCGAAGTCGGGGCCGAAGGCGGGATTTCCGGGATCTGCGGCCGGTGTCAGAACGTGGTCGAATCGAGGGATAATCCGTGA
- the hspA_3 gene encoding spore protein SP21: MAISPISRQEAVRWGPGIDRGGLRDEMVRLWGPVFDVGFGRGGLHDEMARFFADYFWGSTGTSSAYLNPVVDLVDTAENIQVQVELPGINREDVEVILKNDSLIIKGEKREEKEEKGDDRYYMERRYGRFSRTLTLPSGIKGDRAVVKFADGVLRITLPKTDEEKTGETRLEVK; the protein is encoded by the coding sequence ATGGCAATTTCACCTATTTCAAGACAAGAGGCTGTGCGCTGGGGACCAGGTATCGACAGGGGTGGCCTTCGAGATGAGATGGTCCGGCTTTGGGGGCCGGTTTTCGACGTGGGTTTTGGCAGAGGTGGCCTTCATGATGAGATGGCCCGGTTCTTCGCCGATTATTTCTGGGGGTCCACAGGAACCTCAAGCGCCTATCTCAACCCGGTCGTGGACCTCGTGGATACGGCGGAAAATATCCAGGTCCAGGTCGAGTTGCCCGGAATTAACAGGGAGGATGTGGAGGTAATACTGAAGAACGACTCCCTTATCATAAAAGGCGAGAAAAGGGAGGAGAAGGAAGAAAAGGGAGATGACAGGTACTACATGGAGAGAAGATACGGTAGATTCTCCCGAACCCTGACCCTTCCTTCCGGGATAAAGGGCGACAGGGCCGTAGTGAAATTCGCTGACGGCGTCCTGCGCATCACTCTTCCAAAGACCGATGAGGAAAAAACCGGAGAGACCAGGCTCGAAGTCAAATAA
- the glnA gene encoding glutamine synthetase, with product MTPKEVLEFAKKNAVKMIDLKFMDLPGTWQHFGVPISQLEESSFEEGFGFDGSSIRGWKPIHASDMLVVPDAATAQIDPFSTRVPTLSLICNIVDPITKESYSRDPRYVARKAENYLKSTGIGDTAYFGPEAEFFILDDIRFGQNSQSGFYFLDSSEGWWNTGREEGPNLGYKPRHKEGYFPCPPTDSTDDIRVEMVQVLESLDIEIEAQHHEVATAGQAEIDMKYAPLLQAADNLMRFKYVVKNVARQFGKTATFMPKPIFEDNGSGMHVHQSIWKDGKPLFAGDRYGGVSELTMFYIGGIIKHGAALCALTNPTTNSYRRLVPGYEAPINLVYSSRNRSAAIRIPMYSANPKTKRVEFRTPDPTCNGYLAFAAMLMAGLDGIENRIDPGEPLDKNIYGLPPEELAQIPSVPGSLAEALDALEADHDFLLKGDVFTPDLIEMWLSYKRENEVDAINLRPHPWEFALYFDI from the coding sequence ATGACACCGAAAGAGGTACTTGAGTTTGCGAAAAAAAACGCGGTCAAGATGATTGATCTCAAGTTCATGGATCTGCCCGGTACGTGGCAGCACTTCGGGGTGCCCATCAGCCAGCTGGAAGAGAGCAGCTTCGAGGAGGGATTCGGGTTTGACGGTTCCAGCATCAGGGGGTGGAAGCCCATCCACGCCAGTGACATGCTGGTCGTACCCGATGCGGCTACGGCCCAGATCGATCCTTTCTCCACCCGTGTGCCCACCCTTTCCCTTATCTGCAATATAGTGGATCCTATTACGAAGGAGTCCTATTCCAGGGATCCGAGGTACGTTGCGCGCAAGGCGGAAAATTATCTCAAATCCACCGGAATCGGCGATACCGCCTACTTCGGCCCTGAGGCCGAGTTCTTCATCCTCGACGACATCCGTTTCGGACAGAATTCCCAGTCCGGATTCTACTTCCTGGACTCCAGTGAGGGGTGGTGGAACACGGGCCGCGAAGAGGGGCCTAACCTCGGCTATAAACCGCGGCACAAAGAGGGGTATTTCCCCTGTCCTCCCACCGATTCCACCGATGATATACGCGTAGAGATGGTTCAGGTGCTTGAGAGCCTTGATATCGAGATCGAGGCCCAGCACCACGAAGTGGCCACCGCAGGGCAGGCGGAAATCGACATGAAGTATGCCCCCCTGCTTCAGGCCGCGGACAATCTCATGAGGTTCAAGTACGTCGTCAAAAACGTTGCCAGGCAGTTCGGCAAGACGGCGACCTTCATGCCGAAACCGATATTCGAGGACAACGGTTCCGGCATGCACGTGCATCAGAGCATCTGGAAGGATGGCAAACCCCTGTTCGCGGGAGACCGGTACGGCGGCGTGAGCGAACTGACCATGTTCTACATCGGGGGCATTATCAAACACGGCGCGGCGCTGTGCGCCCTGACCAATCCAACCACCAACTCCTACCGCAGGCTGGTGCCCGGTTACGAGGCGCCCATCAACCTGGTCTACTCCTCCAGGAATCGGAGCGCTGCCATCCGGATTCCCATGTACTCTGCGAATCCGAAGACGAAAAGGGTGGAGTTCAGGACCCCTGACCCCACGTGCAACGGCTATCTGGCCTTTGCCGCCATGCTCATGGCCGGTCTGGACGGCATCGAGAACCGGATCGACCCCGGTGAACCTCTGGACAAAAACATCTATGGCCTGCCGCCTGAAGAACTGGCCCAGATCCCCTCCGTGCCGGGTTCTCTCGCCGAGGCTCTCGATGCTCTGGAGGCGGATCACGATTTCCTGCTGAAGGGCGATGTCTTTACCCCGGACCTCATCGAGATGTGGCTGTCATACAAAAGGGAAAACGAGGTGGACGCCATCAACCTCAGGCCCCACCCATGGGAGTTCGCACTCTACTTCGATATTTAA
- the dinG gene encoding putative ATP-dependent helicase DinG, producing MSFNGLLCTGSGKYLSDYERGLRDVVIKGPGGRCEERFSTETQVFVRREIADCAGNEVFFIGRTDGEGLVVEVLPMARGDLDSVPAITESAGLGDVVIHNHPTGILAPSKADLSIASAVGGNGVGFYIVDNEVMRVYAVVEPQQGREMVEPLNPEEISDLLDSGGALAAVHPNYEPRLSQCRMAADVARIFDSRAVGVLEAGTGTGKSLAYLIPAVLWALKGKRRVVISTRTINLQEQHLRQDLPVVQKALGKPFKAVLVKGRANYLCLRKRDLLDNESGEILLDFDDVLEVRELIEWSRVTSDGTLSDLSFIPGDANWNLLKAESDSCLRARCPHFSDCFFYRSRIDAASAQILLVNHHILFADLAVRSGGHEAAAIMPHYDAVVLDEAHNLESVALSYFEGSVGKWGLMGQLGRLVSRRKQDRGLVPFLARRIGGMRFPSAGKKDKLQELARSITSGVAEARSRMDRIFDDLAGVMIPWLGGAEGTGSRWRVPPALRKDAEWKKVEQLLEKLGAAISVPLIPLRKLNRVLRGLVDDGFDDLAGFWGDIGAVASRLDASLDFITRVREGEEDGEVCWVDVRVRKGRSSVSFHLTPLDAAQIMEQTLFSLDGPVVMTSATLTVGGTFDFVNEKLGIGSLQDREVFEEIYPSPFDMSAQMRLAVLDDIAEPGREGYVRELTRAVLDLVNASGGGALVLFTSYRTMDAVFEGCGDEFSRRGIHALRQGESPRTVLLDRFRSDPDLTLFATDSFWEGIDVVGHSLRSVIITRLPFPVPTDPVMEARSEALVREGRDPFMEDSVPRAVIRLRQGVGRLIRHKSDRGFAVICDARLLRRSYGRIFLRSFPGTEAERGSVAGTAVSIRDFLDI from the coding sequence TTGTCCTTCAATGGGCTATTATGCACCGGATCCGGAAAATACCTTTCGGATTATGAAAGGGGCTTGAGGGACGTTGTGATAAAGGGGCCAGGCGGCAGGTGTGAGGAGCGGTTTTCCACGGAAACACAGGTTTTCGTTCGTCGGGAAATCGCTGATTGTGCCGGGAATGAAGTTTTCTTTATCGGGCGGACCGATGGAGAGGGTCTCGTCGTCGAGGTCCTTCCCATGGCCAGGGGTGATCTCGATTCGGTTCCGGCAATAACGGAGTCCGCAGGGCTTGGGGATGTGGTCATCCACAATCATCCGACGGGTATCCTGGCCCCATCGAAAGCCGATCTTTCCATCGCTTCTGCCGTGGGTGGCAACGGGGTCGGTTTTTACATTGTGGACAACGAAGTCATGCGGGTCTATGCGGTGGTGGAGCCTCAACAGGGCAGGGAAATGGTTGAACCGCTCAACCCGGAGGAGATATCCGATCTCCTGGATTCCGGGGGGGCCCTTGCAGCAGTTCATCCCAACTATGAGCCCCGTCTTTCACAGTGCCGGATGGCGGCTGATGTGGCGCGTATTTTTGACAGCCGGGCGGTTGGCGTCCTGGAGGCGGGAACCGGCACGGGAAAAAGCCTTGCCTACCTGATCCCAGCTGTTCTTTGGGCGCTGAAGGGGAAACGCCGGGTTGTGATTTCCACCCGAACGATCAATCTCCAGGAACAGCATCTTCGACAGGATCTGCCTGTTGTGCAGAAGGCTCTGGGGAAACCCTTTAAGGCTGTTCTTGTCAAAGGGCGTGCCAACTACCTGTGTCTTCGTAAAAGGGATCTGCTGGATAATGAATCGGGAGAGATACTCCTCGATTTCGATGATGTTCTGGAGGTCAGGGAACTCATCGAATGGAGCCGGGTGACATCCGATGGGACCCTGTCCGACCTGTCTTTCATCCCGGGCGACGCCAACTGGAACCTTCTGAAAGCCGAGTCGGATTCCTGTCTGCGGGCCAGATGCCCGCACTTTTCCGACTGCTTCTTCTACCGTTCCAGGATAGATGCGGCATCGGCGCAGATCCTCCTCGTCAACCATCACATCCTCTTCGCAGACCTGGCCGTCCGCAGCGGCGGGCATGAGGCCGCGGCGATCATGCCCCACTACGATGCCGTCGTACTGGATGAGGCGCACAACCTGGAGAGTGTGGCCCTCTCCTATTTCGAGGGCAGTGTGGGGAAGTGGGGCTTGATGGGACAACTGGGCCGGCTGGTCAGCAGAAGAAAACAGGACCGGGGCCTTGTCCCTTTTCTTGCGAGACGGATCGGCGGGATGCGTTTCCCGAGCGCCGGGAAGAAAGATAAACTCCAGGAACTTGCCCGTTCAATAACATCCGGCGTTGCTGAGGCAAGGAGCCGGATGGATCGTATCTTCGACGATCTCGCAGGTGTGATGATCCCATGGCTGGGAGGCGCAGAGGGAACGGGCTCAAGGTGGCGGGTCCCTCCGGCTCTGAGGAAAGATGCCGAATGGAAAAAAGTTGAGCAGCTTCTTGAGAAACTTGGCGCCGCAATATCGGTTCCTCTCATACCTTTAAGGAAACTCAACCGGGTTCTGAGAGGTCTGGTTGATGACGGTTTTGACGATCTTGCGGGTTTTTGGGGGGATATCGGGGCCGTGGCCTCTCGGCTGGACGCGAGCCTGGACTTCATCACAAGGGTACGGGAAGGTGAGGAAGACGGCGAAGTCTGCTGGGTAGACGTTCGTGTCAGGAAAGGACGTTCATCCGTCAGCTTTCACCTTACGCCTCTGGACGCGGCGCAGATAATGGAGCAGACCCTTTTTTCCCTCGACGGACCGGTGGTGATGACTTCCGCCACACTGACAGTTGGCGGGACGTTCGATTTTGTTAACGAAAAACTGGGCATCGGATCTCTGCAGGACCGGGAGGTGTTTGAGGAGATCTATCCATCACCCTTTGATATGTCCGCCCAGATGCGGCTGGCTGTGCTCGACGATATCGCGGAGCCGGGGAGGGAAGGATATGTGCGTGAACTGACCCGGGCTGTGCTGGATCTCGTGAACGCATCGGGTGGTGGAGCCCTTGTGCTGTTCACATCCTACAGGACGATGGACGCGGTTTTCGAGGGGTGTGGGGATGAATTTTCCCGGAGGGGAATTCATGCCCTCCGCCAGGGTGAATCCCCCAGAACGGTTCTTCTGGACAGGTTTCGTTCAGATCCGGATCTAACCCTTTTCGCAACCGACAGCTTCTGGGAGGGGATCGATGTCGTTGGACATTCCTTGCGGAGCGTGATCATCACGAGGCTTCCCTTCCCCGTGCCCACGGACCCCGTGATGGAGGCGAGGAGCGAGGCGCTGGTGAGGGAGGGACGTGACCCGTTCATGGAGGATTCTGTTCCCCGCGCTGTCATCCGGCTGAGACAGGGGGTCGGCAGGCTCATCCGCCACAAAAGCGATCGCGGATTTGCTGTAATCTGTGATGCAAGGCTGCTCAGGCGATCTTACGGGAGGATTTTTCTGCGATCCTTCCCCGGCACCGAGGCGGAGAGGGGAAGCGTGGCCGGCACCGCGGTCAGTATCAGGGACTTTCTGGATATCTAA
- the cspLA gene encoding cold shock-like protein CspLA has protein sequence MAEGTVKWFDEKKGFGFITQEEGPDVFVHYSAIGGDGFKTLQEGQSVTFEITEGTKGPQATNVLPAE, from the coding sequence ATGGCAGAAGGTACGGTGAAATGGTTTGATGAAAAGAAAGGATTCGGATTTATCACTCAGGAGGAAGGGCCGGATGTTTTTGTCCACTATTCGGCGATCGGGGGGGATGGATTCAAGACCCTCCAGGAGGGTCAGAGTGTAACCTTTGAAATTACGGAGGGCACCAAAGGTCCCCAGGCGACCAATGTTCTACCCGCCGAATAA
- the lspA gene encoding lipoprotein signal peptidase has translation MTDILLFAGILTADRVSKVMVVNLMDLYQSTPVIPSFFHLTYVRNTGGAFSIMAGWDSPLRRAFFIVVSLCALFLLFYLYRQARRSASIQVRLAITAIAAGAVGNLYDRAVTGKVVDFLDVFVGPYHWPAFNVADSAITIGAISMGILFLRGHMDQMGR, from the coding sequence GTGACAGACATCCTTCTCTTCGCAGGCATCCTGACGGCGGACCGGGTATCGAAGGTCATGGTAGTCAACCTCATGGACCTGTATCAGTCCACGCCGGTGATCCCCTCTTTTTTTCACCTGACCTACGTGAGAAATACCGGAGGGGCATTCAGCATCATGGCCGGCTGGGACAGCCCCCTCAGACGGGCATTCTTCATCGTGGTGTCCCTGTGCGCCCTGTTCCTCCTGTTTTACCTTTACAGACAGGCCCGACGCAGCGCTTCCATACAGGTCCGCCTGGCCATCACCGCCATAGCCGCTGGAGCCGTGGGGAATCTCTACGACAGAGCCGTCACGGGAAAGGTGGTGGACTTTCTGGACGTGTTCGTGGGACCATACCACTGGCCTGCCTTTAACGTGGCCGATTCAGCCATTACCATCGGAGCCATTTCCATGGGAATCCTCTTCCTGAGGGGCCATATGGACCAGATGGGCCGATAG
- a CDS encoding putative transporter YfdV, giving the protein MPSVIVACTMLTIIENISPVFLVIGLGYLSRKLGFLPDSFIQSANRLVYYIAIPILIFGEISRGNFAESFNPGQIGATFLVVAVIFFLSLGIGGAMRLPPGGRATFSQTSFHGNLGYVGLAVVFYVLGNEGRAAASVLAGFLMLFQNFLSISLFTLLAGGGKKLSLGMVWKFLGNPIILATLLGLVFSAGGVRIPGFMTRTFSIVAEMALPLALLIIGGSLKPFSTRRLRLVALSTALKLAILPMAGFFLFRFIHLEPGAAGAAIIFLASPSATISYVMAAEMGGDKDLAAAAVTASTALSIITYTLWIGIMATS; this is encoded by the coding sequence ATGCCATCCGTTATAGTCGCCTGTACCATGCTGACTATTATTGAGAACATATCCCCCGTTTTCCTGGTGATCGGGCTGGGGTACCTTTCGCGAAAGCTGGGATTCCTGCCGGATTCGTTCATACAGTCGGCCAACCGCCTGGTCTACTACATCGCCATTCCCATCCTGATCTTCGGGGAGATCTCCCGGGGAAACTTCGCCGAAAGCTTCAACCCTGGCCAGATCGGAGCGACCTTTCTGGTTGTGGCCGTCATTTTTTTCCTGTCGCTGGGGATCGGTGGAGCAATGCGGCTACCTCCCGGCGGAAGGGCCACCTTCTCCCAAACTTCCTTCCATGGAAACCTCGGCTACGTTGGACTGGCGGTTGTGTTCTACGTACTCGGAAATGAAGGAAGGGCTGCCGCAAGCGTTCTGGCCGGATTTCTCATGCTGTTCCAGAATTTTCTCTCCATTTCTCTCTTTACTCTGCTTGCCGGAGGGGGCAAAAAGCTTTCTCTCGGCATGGTCTGGAAGTTTTTAGGCAATCCCATAATTCTTGCTACACTGCTTGGGCTCGTGTTCTCGGCTGGAGGGGTAAGAATACCGGGGTTCATGACACGGACTTTCAGTATAGTCGCCGAAATGGCCCTTCCCCTCGCCCTGCTTATTATAGGTGGCTCGCTGAAACCATTCTCAACCCGTCGTCTCCGTCTTGTCGCCCTCTCGACGGCGCTGAAATTGGCCATCCTTCCCATGGCCGGGTTTTTTCTCTTTCGTTTTATCCACCTGGAACCGGGAGCGGCGGGAGCGGCCATCATCTTTCTGGCAAGCCCATCGGCAACTATCTCATACGTCATGGCGGCGGAAATGGGAGGGGACAAGGACCTGGCGGCGGCAGCGGTAACGGCAAGCACCGCACTCTCAATCATTACCTACACGCTTTGGATAGGTATTATGGCGACCTCGTAA
- the glnB_2 gene encoding nitrogen regulatory protein P-II, which produces MKKVEAVIKPFKLEDVKEALNSLGIQGMTVSEVKGFGRQKGHTELYRGAEYIVDFLPKVKIEVVVKSEILEKVLDAVAKAAKTGRIGDGKIFVLPVEDVIRIRTGETGEDAI; this is translated from the coding sequence ATGAAAAAGGTTGAGGCCGTTATCAAACCGTTCAAGCTGGAAGACGTCAAGGAAGCCCTCAATTCCCTTGGGATTCAGGGGATGACAGTCAGCGAGGTAAAGGGCTTTGGCAGGCAGAAGGGCCACACGGAGCTTTACCGTGGGGCCGAGTATATCGTCGATTTTCTGCCCAAGGTGAAGATCGAGGTTGTTGTAAAGAGCGAGATACTGGAAAAGGTCCTTGACGCAGTGGCCAAAGCTGCCAAAACGGGAAGGATCGGGGACGGCAAGATTTTTGTTCTTCCCGTTGAGGATGTTATCCGGATCAGGACCGGCGAGACCGGGGAAGATGCCATTTAA
- the lgt_2 gene encoding prolipoprotein diacylglyceryl transferase, with protein MFPVLFHIGPLTIHTYGLMVASGMLAGIFLAEYLNKKQGGDPGRIVDLSLIVILSGLLGARTLFIIINLSYYQAHPLEVFMVWKGGLVFYGGLIGGLLGLLAAIRIYRMPLWRTLDIAAPGLTLGHALGRVGCFSAGCGYGRPTDLPWAVIFTNPRSLATGVLNIPVHPTQLYSTLALLLLTVFLVWKTSRRRFDGQVAALYIIIYCIFRFSVEFLRADPRGGADIMGLFLSTSQIVSLVLLPLGLLFYFLRSRTVERD; from the coding sequence ATGTTCCCGGTACTTTTTCATATAGGACCGCTCACGATCCACACCTACGGCCTCATGGTCGCTTCGGGCATGCTCGCCGGTATTTTCCTCGCCGAATACCTGAACAAAAAACAGGGTGGGGATCCGGGCCGTATTGTCGACCTCTCGCTCATCGTCATCCTTTCCGGGCTCCTGGGCGCCAGGACCCTCTTCATCATCATCAACCTCTCCTACTACCAGGCCCATCCGCTGGAGGTGTTTATGGTCTGGAAGGGTGGACTGGTCTTCTACGGAGGGCTTATCGGAGGACTCCTTGGACTGCTGGCCGCCATCCGGATCTACCGGATGCCCCTCTGGAGAACCTTAGACATTGCCGCGCCCGGGCTTACCCTGGGCCACGCTCTGGGGCGGGTCGGCTGCTTTTCCGCCGGCTGCGGCTACGGCAGGCCCACGGACCTGCCCTGGGCGGTGATCTTCACCAACCCCCGCAGCCTGGCCACAGGGGTGCTTAATATCCCCGTTCATCCGACCCAGCTATACTCCACTCTGGCCCTGCTTCTCCTGACGGTTTTCCTGGTCTGGAAAACATCGAGGAGACGCTTCGACGGCCAGGTAGCGGCCCTGTACATAATAATTTACTGCATCTTCCGCTTCAGTGTTGAGTTCCTCAGGGCGGACCCCAGAGGAGGGGCTGACATTATGGGGCTCTTTCTTTCCACGAGCCAGATCGTGAGCCTCGTGCTCCTGCCCCTTGGCCTGTTGTTCTATTTCCTGCGGTCCAGGACGGTCGAAAGGGATTAG
- the greA gene encoding transcription elongation factor GreA, protein MRKYPMTPGGLETLTAELKRLKAEDRPKVIEAIAVAREHGDISENAEYDAAKEQQAFLESRIRGIENRVANAQVVDPAEVGTDKVVFGVLVKVQDLESGKELGYQIVGEDEADITAGKINVTSPVARALIGKRVGDVVQVQIPRGLRELEILDISIP, encoded by the coding sequence ATGAGAAAGTATCCTATGACCCCCGGTGGGCTGGAGACATTGACAGCTGAATTGAAAAGGCTGAAGGCCGAAGATCGCCCCAAGGTGATCGAGGCTATCGCCGTCGCCAGGGAGCACGGTGACATCTCCGAGAACGCGGAATATGACGCGGCCAAAGAGCAGCAGGCGTTTCTTGAGAGCCGGATCCGGGGAATCGAGAACCGGGTCGCCAACGCACAGGTTGTGGACCCTGCGGAGGTGGGTACCGACAAGGTGGTCTTTGGTGTCCTCGTGAAGGTTCAGGACCTGGAGTCCGGGAAGGAACTGGGCTACCAGATTGTGGGTGAGGACGAAGCTGATATTACCGCCGGAAAGATAAATGTGACGTCCCCCGTGGCAAGGGCCCTTATCGGCAAACGGGTGGGTGACGTTGTGCAGGTACAGATACCAAGGGGGTTGAGGGAGCTGGAAATTCTGGATATTTCCATTCCCTGA